In Vanessa atalanta chromosome 17, ilVanAtal1.2, whole genome shotgun sequence, one DNA window encodes the following:
- the LOC125070273 gene encoding proton-coupled folate transporter-like — protein MASKVTSETELKDTKVNNGKDENNREVEPEVVQTSFSMKIRNFINFFTVEPFLFCYILPNIISSIAVQKLNMEKACRADLNYSEYICSQAISGDFSDNITEIALGEAQTLVADMTSWKQPLQSGIPALLILFVGAWSDKTGNRKYLMLFPMFGELVSAVGLILTTYFFLEWPLWITGLIEALPSAFSGGLSIALMGSYSYIADVTTVETRTFRMGCVAVIVTLGIPLGSSISGVLLELVGFYGIFGIGALLYTFGFLHTYFRIHDIKRVKIEGTFRQKLYDFFNPKNAWDTLSLLFLTPKKELIQIWLVVWAHIVVIGPVFGESAVLFLYTLKKFNMGVVEFSLFSTYSVLMGLAGTAVAVTVLSKILKVHDDLLGAIATTSKVLSSFVYGLAPNKTWFYVGPVLDFFGNCGSTVVRSLGTKVVDPDEIGKICSLIGVVEAIVPVIYTPIYSKLYSKTLETLPGAFYLLGGLMTIPAVFIFIFLYFVHKRQEKDVVKNPDAKIMHAHDNAVTVL, from the exons atggcttcTAAAGTAACAAGTGAAACTGAATTAAAGGACACAAAAGTGAATAATGGAAAAGATGAAAACAATCGTGAAGTGGAACCGGAAGTGGTCCAGACATCATTCTCAATGAAAATTAGgaatttcataaatttctttACCGTGGAACCGTTTCTCTTTTGTTACATTTTGCcaaatataatatcatctaTAGCAGTTCAAAAGCTGAACATGGAAAAAGCATGTCGTGCTGACCTTAATTATTCTGAATACATTTGCTCCCAAGCTATATCCGGAGATTTCAGTGATAATATAACGGAAATTGCTTTGGGTGAAGCACAAACCTTAGTAGCTGATATGACGAGCTGGAAACAGCCCCTACAAAGTGGAATACCTgcccttttaatattattcgttGGAGCATGGAGTGATAAAACTGGAAATAGGAAATATCTAATGCTCTTTCCAATGTTTGGGGAGCTTGTATCAGCCGTGGGATTAATTTTAACGACATATTTCTTTCTTGAATGGCCGTTGTGGATAACAGGGTTAATAGAGGCACTTCCTTCAGCATTTTCTGGTGGTCTCTCAATCGCTTTGATGGGTTCCTACAGCTACATAGCAGATGTCACTACTGTTGAGACACGTACTTTTAGAATGGGTTGCGTAGCAGTAATCGTTACTTTAGGGATACCTTTGGGATCTTCCATAAGTGGCGTTTTGTTAGAACTAGTAGGTTTCTATGGAATATTTGGTATTGGAGCGTTACTATACACTTTTGGTTTTCTTCACACTTATTTTAGAATACACGATATTAAACGTGTAAAAATTGAAGGCACGTTTCGACAAAAACTATACGATTTCTTTAATCCGAAAAATGCTTGGGATACACTTTCGCTGCTATTTCTAACGCCGAAGAAAGAACTTATCCAAATATGGCTAGTTGTTTGGGCACATATTGTTGTCATCGGTCCTGTATTCG GTGAAAGCgctgtgttatttttatacacactGAAGAAATTCAATATGGGTGTCGTAGAGTTCAGTCTCTTTTCAACGTATTCTGTGCTAATGGGACTAGCtg gtACTGCCGTTGCTGTAACAGTTTTGAGCAAAATTTTAAAGGTTCACGACGATCTTCTTGGGGCAATAGCGACCACAAGCAAAGTGCTCTCCAGTTTTGTTTACGGCTTAGCTCCAAATAAAACTTGGTTTTACGTCGGACCGGTTCTCGATTTCTTTGGTAATTGTGGATCAACAGTAGTAAGATCTTTGGGAACTAAAGTCGTCGATCCTGATGAAATTG GCAAAATCTGTTCACTAATTGGTGTCGTGGAGGCAATAGTACCGGTTATCTACACTCCTATTTACAGCAAGTTATATTCAAAAACACTTGAAACTTTGCCCGGAGCATTTTATCTTCTTGGTGGTTTGATGACGATACCTGCAGTTTTCATATTCAT